A region of Vigna radiata var. radiata cultivar VC1973A chromosome 6, Vradiata_ver6, whole genome shotgun sequence DNA encodes the following proteins:
- the LOC111241862 gene encoding uncharacterized protein LOC111241862: MGAEIAALRAERENGVGGPSVQSVNVHTVHSGDGEASQRPSVEEVAGVDGEGIGGGGRGRGVGRGDGPNGGGRGRDVRGRGRGRGEENVGRDQGNLEGRREFVEQNQPFVEALEGEDQFDQAEGLHPFTANVMGAVMPENKVFPWVEKYGGASDPVKHLRSFVDAMAVYSSDELVWCRVFSLSLKDEALDWFHSLPSRSIDGFVTLRQLSSQQYASNRSRGLTYTALVRMKQGREESLKGFMERFNRTAQQVRNVDQRLIVSALTTTLRPGPFVDYLYEEEPQSMGELQHRLAGFIRIKEGRSYRSDQGEEGALREKSGRDRRGEKRSVEGEHRTAVKRGAEMQRAQQYVHHTPLSAPRVRVLEEALRANLLSVARSPTPRGADESKHCRYHQNMGHSTEDCVTLKDKLESLVQAGHLREFVQRVNSRPRGGRGAKETVNRLRGENR, encoded by the coding sequence ATGGGGGCGGAAATAGCGGCTTTGCGAGCTGAACGAGAGAATGGGGTAGGGGGACCTTCGGTACAGTCCGTGAATGTGCATACGGTCCATTCCGGAGATGGGGAGGCCAGTCAACGGCCGTCGGTTGAGGAAGTGGCGGGAGTAGACGGTGAGGGAATTGGGGGAGGGGGTCGCGGAAGAGGGGTCGGTCGGGGAGATGGGCCGAACGGGGGAGGGAGGGGGAGAGATGTTCGAGGGAGGGGGAGGGGGAGAGGGGAAGAAAATGTGGGGCGTGACCAGGGAAACCTTGAGGGGCGTAGGGAGTTTGTAGAGCAGAACCAACCGTTCGTAGAGGCTCTGGAGGGCGAGGATCAGTTTGATCAAGCTGAAGGGTTGCATCCATTTACTGCTAATGTTATGGGGGCAGTAATGCCGGAGAATAAAGTCTTTCCGTGGGTTGAGAAGTATGGAGGAGCGTCTGATCCGGTGAAGCACCTACGATCGTTTGTGGATGCCATGGCGGTATATTCCTCTGATGAGTTGGTCTGGTGCAGGGTGTTTTCCTTATCCTTAAAAGATGAAGCTTTAGATTGGTTTCATTCGCTGCCATCTCGGAGTATTGACGGTTTTGTTACTTTGAGGCAGTTGTCTAGCCAACAGTATGCGTCAAATCGTTCTCGGGGTTTGACATATACAGCCCTTGTCAGAATGAAGCAAGGACGAGAAGAGTCATTAAAGGGGTTCATGGAGCGCTTCAACCGAACCGCTCAGCAGGTGAGGAATGTTGACCAACGACTGATAGTAAGTGCGCTCACGACTACGCTGAGGCCAGGACCTTTTGTGGATTACCTGTACGAGGAGGAGCCCCAGTCGATGGGTGAACTGCAGCACAGACTGGCAGGGTTTATTCGGATAAAGGAGGGGAGGTCGTATCGGAGTGACCAGGGCGAAGAGGGGGCGTTAAGAGAGAAATCGGGACGAGATAGAAGAGGGGAGAAACGATCGGTGGAGGGGGAGCATAGGACGGCAGTGAAGCGAGGAGCAGAAATGCAGAGAGCTCAGCAGTATGTTCATCACACCCCCTTAAGCGCTCCAAGGGTGAGGGTGTTGGAGGAGGCTTTGAGGGCCAATCTGCTATCGGTGGCTCGGTCCCCCACTCCGCGAGGGGCTGATGAAAGCAAGCATTGCCGGTATCATCAGAACATGGGGCATTCCACCGAGGATTGTGTCACACTGAAGGATAAGCTGGAGAGCTTGGTGCAGGCTGGGCATTTGAGAGAATTCGTTCAGAGAGTGAATTCTCGTCCTAGGGGGGGCAGGGGGGCCAAGGAAACCGTCAACCGGCTGCGCGGAGAGAACCGTTGA